The segment CTCCCGTAAACACAGGCGAGTGGGAACATCTGTGGGGAGCGGGCAAGGGGCACGGTGCCCAGCACAAGTGGCACATCTTGTCAAGGGGCTGCTGTGTCGCTCCTGGCACGGCTCCGGCGAggaagagcagtgctgctgctccccggcACCCTGCGTTCTGGGGACGCTCCGAGGGGCTGGCGCTGCCCCTGCTGTCTGAGCAGCCCTCGCTGCAGTTTTCCTCCCCGCGTGtgcccaggcagggctgtgaaGCACTGCAAGCAGTGCCCGGGCCTCCCGCAGCCACGAGTGCTGCCACCAAACCACTCGTGTGACGGTCCCACGGGTGTCACCCACCCCTGTGCTCGGTGTCAGGGCACCACGCAGCCCCTGCCGgccccaccacctccccggggCAGCCCGCCGGAGCCaaactctgctctgtgctggcttTATTAACACGGCTGACTCAGCTGGGTCCCGCTCCTTGGCGCCGAGCCCAGCCCCGGTCCCTGCCCGGTGCCATCACGCGGGGACCTCGGCCTCCCCCTGCGGCTGCTCCTTGGTCTCCAGTGCCTGGCGCGTGTCCGTCTGCCACTGCTGCACCAGCTCCGTCGGGGTCTTGCCGGCCTGTGAGCGTGGGCACAGGTTGGCACGGGGGCGGCAGCGAACGGCACTGGTGCCCGCGTGCCCCGCGGCGCCCACCTGGTTCCTGGCCATCATGTCGGCCCCGTGCAGGATCAGCATCTTGATGATCTTGTAGCGGCTGAGGCGCGTGGCGTCGTGCAGCGCCGTGTCCCCCTCCTGCGGGACGCACAGCCTGGCTCCACGCACCCACGTCCCcaaggggacacggggacggtGCCCAGCCCCGGCCGTGCCATGGCAGCACCCCGGGGAGGGGTGTGAGCCCTCGGAGGGGGCTCGGCGCTGCCCCCCGTGCTGGCTGCACGGCCCCGCACTCACCCTGTCCGGGGAGTTGATGTCCACCCCGCAGTGGATCAGGTGCTCCACGATGTCGGGGTGCCCGGTCCGGGTGGCCACGTGCAggggggtgctgagcagctggggTTGGGGGCAGACACGCACCATCAGGGATCAgcaccctgctccctgctgtgcccccagcacagccccctccccgggctgGGCCCCCTCACCTTGTCCTTCAGGTTGAGGTCTGCCCCGCggtcctgcagcagcttcaCGGCGTCCAGgtgcccccccccggcaggCCCAGTGCACGGCGGTGCAGTCCAGCTGGGCACGCAGAGCTGGTgtcaccgggggggggggacaccacCACCCCGTGTTCCCCCCCAGCCCACGGCCACCTCCGCCCAGGggacagcccagccctgctcagggaCCCCCACCCCGCTGTCGCTCCGTCTGCCTCGTGCCCAGAGGCCGGGGCGCGGGGATGGGGGCAGGATGCGGCCTCACCCGGTCCCTGAAGTCGACGGTGGCCCCGCTgtccagcagcttctgcaggatGTCCGTGTGGCCCTCCAGCGAGGAGCGGTGCAGGGCCGTGCGGTGGAACTGGGGGGCGAGGTGCCGCGTTGGTGGCTGGTTTGACCCCCCCCTTACCCCCCACCACGAGTCCCAGTCCGAGGCACAACGGGGGACCCTGCACTACCTCGTCACACGTGTCCGGGGGGCCACCGTCTGCCAGGAACTTCTCAATGACGCGGATCTTGCCCTGGACGGCAGCTCGCAGGAAGGTCTCCGGCTCCACGGGACCCTCctgagggcagggcagggcagggctggggcagcgggGACAACAGGGGGACCCCGTgtcctgctcctccagggcACCCCGGCTTTTTGGGGAGCCCCTGCACGTACGATCTCCAGGGGCTCCGGCGGTGGCGGGGGCTCGGGGGTGGCCGCCCGCTCCTCCCGGCGCTTGCGGCGCTGCTTGCGCAGCTCGATGAGGCGCTGGATGCTCCCCACGTCGATGATCTCCCGGCGCAGGTCCACCGAGCTCCTCCGCGCCCGCTCCTGGCCCTGCGGGGACACGCAGCGCCCCGCTCGTCCCCGCCGCACCCTCCTGCGCCCTGCTCCCCGCTCCCAGCCCTCACCTTGATGGCCTCGATGCCCCTGTTCCGAGGGCCCTGccgcttctcctcctccagctctggcGTGCTCATGCGCTCCACGGCTGGCGGCTCCCGCGGGCCATCGCCCTTCAGCCTCTGCGGGGACatgggggggctgcagagccctgggtgcgtggggcagccccagcatccATCCTGAGGTCCCCGGGACGGCCGGCAGCCTGCGGGACccaccttctcctcctcctcctcctccgccagCTTCTGGTCGATGAGCTCCTTGGCCTTTTCCACGTCCAGCTCCATGTCTGCGCAGCCCCTGGCAGGAtgcagcctctcctcctcctctccagcaccGCAGGCGCTGGCTCCCGGCGCTGCCGGCGGCTCCGCTGGCGGTGGGGCTTTATGCTGCCGGCCCCTCGTCCCGCTGCCCAAGGGCACCGACAGCTGTGCCTGCTCCACATGACTGGGGCAGCTTAGCCATGAGCTCaccctgctgctttctggtgCCCCTGGCTCACCTCCTGCGCGCTCTTAAAGCAACCCACGGCCCACCCAGCCGGCTGCCCGGGACCCCCACGCTGGGCTGGGGGGACCTGAGGTGCGCAGAGCCCTCAGCGGTGGTCCGGAGGCTGGACGGAGCTGGGCCATGGTGCGCGTTAACCCGCAGGTCCTGAGCCCGTGCCTCCCACCCCAGACAGCCGGGATGCTCGCGGCGGCCCCGCGCTGCTTTGGAGGATGACCTCAGGGCTGGAGCATCCCGAGCAGCACCTGGTGTGCCTGCCGCACGCGGGGCTGTGGGGCCAGCaggcagagcctgcagctgtTCCCGGTGCCGGGGACATTGCTCAGCCCCCCGggattttgctttccctttttgtaAGATGAGGCCAGCGTGCCCTGTGCTGGGACAGTTAATGCGCCGGGACCCGGCCCCTGGAACCGGGCTGAGGACAGGGGAGGGACAGCCGGGGACACGGCACCCTCCTGGGCACGGGCAGGTCCCAGGGCCACCCTGGGGTGCCGTGTCCCACGGGTGCCACAGCCTCCGGCTGCACAAAGGAAGGCACCCATTACACGAGGATGTACGGGCACAGCCCCTACACGGGGACAGCCCCCGCGTGGCTGAAGGATGAAAAGGCTTTATTGATAAATACACAGACTATGTACACGGGGGAGACATCTCCAcacagccccgcagccccctggCAGTGGGATCCCGGCCTCATGGCCGGGGCTGGCGGGTCACAGCCTCTCCCCgaggggcagccccacagcagggcCCCCCGGCACACATCAGTCCCACAGCAAATTTGTGCCCGCGCCTCCAGCCCAGTGGGGCCACCGCAGTGCCACGGCCCCAGGGAGGGGACCCGGTGgctctggcagggctgggacatCCCTGAGGTGCCCCCGTGCTCCACTGTGGGACGGGGTCTCCCCGCTGGAGCTCAGTTCCTGGGCGGCAGGGGCTGGTTGACGATCACCTGCACCACAAAATCCTTCTGGATCTTGGTCTCCTGCAGCCGCGTGCGGTCGGTGAGCAGCTTGCCCGAGAAGAACCAGCGCTGCCAGGCCAGCTCGATGCCCTCCTGCGcctgcagctgcttcttcaGCTGCCTGATGGTGTCGCCCATGCTGGCGCTGAGCCGCAGGTCCTTGCCGGTGGAGAGCCGCACCTTGAGGGCGAACTCGCGCCGGGCGCTGGGCAGGGGCTCGGCCGGctccgccgcctcctcctcgcCCCGCTCCAGGATCAGGTTGACGGGGGGCGCCAGGCAGTACACGGGCAGCTGGTACCGGTTGCCCAGCTCGTCGTAGCACTCCGTCAGCGaccctggggacagcggggtgAGCGGCTGTGCGCCACAGAGCATCCCCTTCACATCCCCGAGCACCCTGAGCCTCccccgctccgcgccccggTGTGGGGCgctcggccccgccgccccccgagctgcccccccccctcaccGTGGGGCAGGGTGATGCTGGCTCCGTCCAGGATGGCCTGTGCCAGGCTGTGGTCGTTGGCCTCCACGGCGTAGGCGGCCGCCTTCAGGGCGTCCCAGATCTCCTTGCGGCCCTCGAAGGCGGGCGCCGTGTCCCAAAACTCGTCCCGCTTGCTGCGCAGCTGCCCGTCCGTCATGGGGTAGTCGCTCTTCCACTTGGGACGCTCCTTCTTCAGGGGCTCATTGCGGCCTGGGGGGGCAGCGGCAGCTCAGGGGGGGGGCTGAAACCCCAAAATCCAGCCCCTACAGCCCGGGGA is part of the Oxyura jamaicensis isolate SHBP4307 breed ruddy duck chromosome 6 unlocalized genomic scaffold, BPBGC_Ojam_1.0 oxy6_random_OJ72227, whole genome shotgun sequence genome and harbors:
- the ANKRD2 gene encoding LOW QUALITY PROTEIN: ankyrin repeat domain-containing protein 2 (The sequence of the model RefSeq protein was modified relative to this genomic sequence to represent the inferred CDS: deleted 1 base in 1 codon), with protein sequence MELDVEKAKELIDQKLAEEEEEEKRLKGDGPREPPAVERMSTPELEEEKRQGPRNRGIEAIKGQERARRSSVDLRREIIDVGSIQRLIELRKQRRKRREERAATPEPPPPPEPLEIEGPVEPETFLRAAVQGKIRVIEKFLADGGPPDTCDEFHRTALHRSSLEGHTDILQKLLDSGATVDFRDRLDCTAVHWACRGGHLDAVKLLQDRGADLNLKDKLLSTPLHVATRTGHPDIVEHLIHCGVDINSPDREGDTALHDATRLSRYKIIKMLILHGADMMARNQAGKTPTELVQQWQTDTRQALETKEQPQGEAEVPA
- the UBTD1 gene encoding ubiquitin domain-containing protein 1 — protein: AAAPPGRNEPLKKERPKWKSDYPMTDGQLRSKRDEFWDTAPAFEGRKEIWDALKAAAYAVEANDHSLAQAILDGASITLPHGSLTECYDELGNRYQLPVYCLAPPVNLILERGEEEAAEPAEPLPSARREFALKVRLSTGKDLRLSASMGDTIRQLKKQLQAQEGIELAWQRWFFSGKLLTDRTRLQETKIQKDFVVQVIVNQPLPPRN